In Nycticebus coucang isolate mNycCou1 chromosome 9, mNycCou1.pri, whole genome shotgun sequence, the following are encoded in one genomic region:
- the LOC128594297 gene encoding histone H2A type 1-J, with translation MSGRGKQGGKARAKAKTRSSRAGLQFPVGRVHRLLRKGNYAERVGAGAPVYLAAVLEYLTAEILELAGNAARDNKKTRIIPRHLQLAIRNDEELNKLLGKVTIAQGGVLPNIQAVLLPKKTESHHKTK, from the coding sequence ATGTCTGGACGTGGTAAGCAGGGTGGTAAGGCTCGTGCTAAGGCAAAGACCCGTTCTTCTCGGGCAGGTCTCCAGTTTCCCGTGGGCCGCGTGCACCGCTTGCTCCGTAAAGGTAACTATGCGGAACGGGTTGGGGCTGGTGCGCCAGTGTATTTGGCAGCTGTGCTCGAGTACCTGACCGCTGAGATTCTAGAGTTGGCAGGCAACGCTGCTCGGGACAACAAGAAGACTCGTATTATTCCGCGCCATTTGCAGCTGGCTATCCGGAACGACGAAGAGCTCAATAAGCTGTTGGGTAAAGTCACCATTGCGCAAGGCGGTGTTTTGCCGAACATCCAGGCAGTGCTCCTACCCAAGAAGACTGAGAGCCACCATAAAACCAAATAA
- the LOC128594299 gene encoding histone H2B type 1-K, whose translation MPEPAKSAPAPKKGSKKAVTKAQKKDGKKRKRSRKESYSVYVYKVLKQVHPDTGISSKAMGIMNSFVNDIFERIAGEASRLAHYNKRSTITSREIQTAVRLLLPGELAKHAVSEGTKAVTKYTSAK comes from the coding sequence ATGCCTGAGCCGGCAAAGTCTGCTCCTGCTCCGAAGAAGGGCTCGAAGAAAGCGGTGACTAAGGCTCAGAAAAAGGATGGGAAGAAGCGTAAGCGTAGCCGCAAGGAGAGTTACTCTGTGTACGTGTACAAGGTGCTGAAGCAGGTCCATCCGGATACTGGTATTTCATCTAAAGCCATGGGCATCATGAATTCTTTTGTCAACGATATCTTTGAACGCATAGCGGGTGAGGCTTCTCGCTTAGCCCACTACAACAAACGCTCGACTATTACTTCCAGAGAGATTCAGACTGCCGTGCGCCTGCTGCTTCCTGGAGAGCTGGCCAAGCATGCCGTGTCTGAGGGCACCAAGGCCGTCACCAAGTACACTAGTGCCAAGTAA
- the LOC128594294 gene encoding histone H2A type 1 — protein MSGRGKQGGKARAKAKTRSSRAGLQFPVGRVHRLLRKGNYAERVGAGAPVYLAAVLEYLTAEILELAGNAARDNKKTRIIPRHLQLAIRNDEELNKLLGKVTIAQGGVLPNIQAVLLPKKTESHHKAKGK, from the coding sequence ATGTCTGGTCGCGGCAAGCAGGGTGGCAAGGCTCGCGCTAAAGCTAAAACTCGCTCTTCTCGAGCAGGTCTTCAGTTTCCCGTGGGCCGTGTCCATCGTCTGCTTCGCAAAGGCAACTATGCCGAGAGGGTTGGGGCTGGCGCGCCTGTGTACTTAGCAGCGGTGCTGGAGTACTTAACAGCCGAGATCCTGGAGCTGGCGGGCAATGCCGCTCGTGACAACAAGAAGACTCGGATCATTCCTCGTCATCTGCAGCTGGCCATCCGTAACGACGAGGAGCTCAACAAGCTGCTGGGTAAAGTCACCATCGCGCAGGGTGGCGTCCTGCCCAATATCCAGGCGGTGCTGCTGCCCAAGAAGACTGAAAGCCATCACAAAGCCAAGGGCAAGTAA
- the LOC128594491 gene encoding histone H2B type 1-J, translating into MPEPAKSAPAPKKGSKKAVTKAQKKDGKKRKRSRKESYSIYVYKVLKQVHPDTGISSKAMGIMNSFVNDIFERIAGEASRLAHYNKRSTITSREIQTAVRLLLPGELAKHAVSEGTKAVTKYTSAK; encoded by the coding sequence ATGCCTGAACCAGCGAAGTCTGCTCCCGCTCCGAAGAAGGGCTCTAAAAAGGCTGTAACAAAGGCTCAGAAAAAGGATGGCAAGAAACGCAAGCGAAGCCGCAAGGAAAGTTATTCTATCTACGTCTACAAGGTGTTGAAGCAGGTTCACCCCGACACGGGCATTTCTTCCAAGGCCATGGGCATCATGAATTCCTTCGTGAACGACATTTTTGAGCGTATTGCTGGCGAGGCATCACGCCTTGCACATTATAACAAGCGCTCTACCATCACTTCCAGGGAGATTCAGACAGCGGTACGCCTGTTGCTTCCTGGGGAGCTGGCTAAGCATGCTGTGTCTGAAGGCACCAAAGCTGTCACCAAGTATACCAGCGCCAAGTAA